In Leptidea sinapis chromosome 28, ilLepSina1.1, whole genome shotgun sequence, a single genomic region encodes these proteins:
- the LOC126973070 gene encoding uncharacterized protein LOC126973070 — protein MLLSNLRILRNCSSPATPESVISNEDVDSNHSDPTTSSQLPSTPRRRKNPIELQEAGKTMKDAMTSLNKVLNKPQAVEDDFDRYGKILANKLRKLSESDSIKMMYEIDGLFIKRMNNTPPHFTRPSPMYTVYSEPIQRQQIQHPAASPTYYVRPESSSTSYSDPGVQTSSVAFSDTNTIQIISDEILRSPYPEYNTANDVLGQAFRKA, from the exons ATGTTGCTGTCTAACTTACGTATACTGCGGAATTGCTCG tcTCCAGCTACACCAGAAAGTGTTATTTCCAATGAAGATGTGGATAGCAATCACTCAGATCCTACGACTTCTTCTCAGTTGCCATCAACACCGCGACGCCGTAAGAATCCAATAGAACTGCAAGAAGCTGGGAAGACGATGAAAGATGCAATGACTTCACTGAATAAAGTTTTGAATAAACCACAAGCGGTGGAAGATGATTTTGATCGTTACGGCAAGATTCTGGCTAATAAGTTGCGTAAACTATCTGAATCAGACAGTATAAAAATGATGTACGAAATAGACGGATTATTCATCAAGCGAATGAATAACACACCTCCACACTTCACACGTCCTTCACCAATGTATACTGTATATTCAGAGCCAATCCAACGCCAACAAATACAACATCCAGCCGCATCACCCACATACTACGTACGGCCTGAATCGTCATCTACTTCCTATTCGGATCCAGGGGTTCAAACTTCTTCCGTGGCTTTTTCTGATActaatacaatacaaattatatCTGATGAGATCTTGAGGTCACCATACCCAGAGTACAATACAGCCAATGATGTGTTAGGTCAGGCTTTTCGTAaagcttaa